In the genome of Gloeotrichia echinulata CP02, one region contains:
- a CDS encoding cytochrome b6 has product MANVYDWFEERLEIEAIAEDITSKYVPPHVNIFYCLGGITLVCFLIQFATGFAMTFYYRPTVAEAYTSVQYIMNEVNFGWLIRSIHRWSASMMVLMMILHVFRVYLTGGFKKPRELTWISGVILAVITVSFGVTGYSLPWDQVGYWAVKIVSGVPEAIPVVGVLISDLLRGGSSVGQATLTRYYSAHTFVLPWLIAVFMLFHFLMIRKQGISGPL; this is encoded by the coding sequence ATGGCCAACGTTTACGACTGGTTTGAGGAACGCCTGGAAATTGAGGCGATCGCTGAAGATATTACCAGCAAATATGTCCCTCCCCACGTCAATATCTTTTACTGTTTGGGTGGAATTACCTTGGTTTGTTTTCTAATCCAGTTCGCTACTGGATTTGCCATGACCTTCTACTACAGACCAACAGTTGCCGAAGCTTACACTTCAGTGCAGTACATCATGAATGAAGTCAACTTTGGTTGGCTAATTCGCTCCATCCACCGCTGGTCTGCCAGCATGATGGTATTGATGATGATTTTACACGTCTTCCGGGTTTACCTGACAGGTGGTTTCAAAAAACCCCGCGAATTGACCTGGATTTCCGGCGTTATCCTCGCTGTCATCACCGTTTCCTTTGGCGTAACTGGTTACTCCCTACCTTGGGACCAAGTTGGCTACTGGGCGGTAAAAATCGTCAGCGGCGTACCAGAAGCAATTCCCGTAGTTGGCGTCCTCATCTCCGACCTACTGCGCGGTGGTTCCAGTGTTGGTCAAGCAACACTGACTCGCTACTACAGCGCCCACACATTTGTGCTACCTTGGCTGATTGCGGTTTTCATGCTATTTCACTTCTTGATGATCCGCAAGCAAGGCATTTCCGGACCGTTGTAA
- the petD gene encoding cytochrome b6-f complex subunit IV, whose translation MATVKKPDLSDPQLRAKLAKGMGHNYYGEPAWPNDLLYVFPIVIMGSFACIVALAVLDPAMTGEPANPFATPLEILPEWYLYPVFQILRSLPNKLLGVLAMASVPLGLILVPFLENVNKFQNPFRRPVATAVFLFGTLVTLWLGIGAALPLDKSLTLGLF comes from the coding sequence ATGGCAACAGTAAAAAAACCTGATCTGAGCGATCCTCAGTTAAGAGCCAAATTAGCCAAAGGTATGGGTCACAACTACTATGGTGAACCTGCTTGGCCTAATGACTTACTTTACGTATTTCCCATCGTGATTATGGGTTCATTCGCTTGTATTGTGGCCCTAGCTGTGCTAGATCCAGCAATGACAGGTGAACCAGCAAATCCTTTCGCCACTCCATTAGAAATTTTGCCTGAGTGGTATTTATATCCTGTGTTCCAGATTTTGCGATCGCTCCCTAACAAACTCTTAGGGGTGTTAGCAATGGCTTCCGTACCCTTGGGACTAATCCTCGTTCCTTTTCTCGAGAACGTCAATAAGTTCCAAAATCCCTTCCGTCGTCCGGTTGCAACTGCAGTGTTCCTCTTTGGCACTCTTGTTACCCTGTGGCTAGGTATTGGTGCGGCCTTACCATTAGATAAATCTTTGACCTTGGGACTGTTCTAA
- a CDS encoding anti-sigma regulatory factor translates to MLRMVKRDHLTVKSDLKVLELVQQWFNQFCQQHLVQVGWSEGERSRLTLALAEGFTNAVRHAHRSLPPETTIDIEVCLWMDRLEMRIWDYGKPFNPDAIVEPKPGTLQVGGYGWYLLRRLGDRVVYERGTDGRNCLLIIKYALQGQV, encoded by the coding sequence ATGCTGAGAATGGTGAAGCGAGACCATCTGACAGTGAAGAGCGATCTCAAGGTTCTAGAGCTAGTGCAACAATGGTTTAACCAATTTTGTCAACAACATTTAGTTCAAGTTGGTTGGTCAGAAGGCGAACGTTCTCGTCTCACCCTAGCATTAGCAGAAGGCTTTACCAATGCAGTTCGTCACGCCCATCGATCTTTACCACCAGAAACAACTATAGACATTGAGGTTTGTCTATGGATGGATCGACTGGAGATGCGAATTTGGGATTATGGAAAACCTTTCAACCCCGATGCGATCGTAGAGCCAAAGCCCGGTACTCTGCAAGTAGGCGGGTATGGATGGTATCTCCTGCGACGCTTGGGTGATCGTGTTGTCTACGAACGTGGTACTGATGGTAGGAATTGTTTGCTAATCATTAAATATGCTCTACAAGGGCAAGTATAG
- a CDS encoding GDP-mannose 4,6-dehydratase — translation MNKTALITGITGQDGYYLSHLLLSQGYRVVGLIPPHREPNLTKLGTLADQVEIYTVDLRDSRALLTAVEQLRPQEIYNLAAPSFVPDSWNDPLGTLDLITGTATRLLEAVREVGLSTRFYQASSSEMFGDVSCSPQNEETPFRPKNPYAAAKMHAHWTMVHHRQRYGLFACSGILYNHESPLRPPQFVTRKVSLAAASIKLGLTNTLEIGNLDAKRDWGFAGDYVEAMWRMLQVDQPEEYVIGTGRLHSVRDLVSAAFECVGLEWTQYVVINTNLLRPDEHFQLVANRNKAKSNLGWEPQVSFEELLEKMVITDLERLRSGMISPAKSFPRV, via the coding sequence ATGAATAAAACAGCCCTAATTACAGGAATTACTGGTCAAGATGGCTACTATCTCAGTCATTTGCTGTTGAGCCAGGGTTATCGGGTTGTCGGATTGATACCGCCACACAGAGAACCAAATTTAACAAAACTAGGAACTCTTGCAGACCAGGTAGAAATCTACACAGTTGACTTGAGAGACAGTAGGGCGCTGTTGACTGCAGTCGAACAACTGCGTCCCCAAGAAATTTACAATTTAGCAGCGCCTAGTTTTGTACCCGATTCTTGGAACGACCCCCTAGGAACCCTAGATCTCATCACTGGTACAGCCACCAGACTATTAGAAGCAGTGCGTGAGGTTGGTTTGTCTACGCGGTTTTATCAAGCCAGCAGTTCCGAAATGTTTGGGGATGTGTCCTGTTCTCCACAAAATGAGGAAACCCCCTTTCGTCCCAAAAATCCCTATGCAGCCGCCAAGATGCACGCCCACTGGACAATGGTACATCACCGACAGCGCTATGGTCTATTTGCCTGTAGTGGAATTTTGTATAATCATGAATCCCCTCTGCGTCCACCACAATTTGTCACACGCAAAGTTTCTTTAGCCGCTGCATCGATTAAATTGGGTTTAACCAACACCTTAGAAATCGGTAACTTGGATGCTAAACGTGACTGGGGTTTTGCTGGAGATTACGTAGAAGCAATGTGGCGCATGTTGCAAGTTGATCAACCAGAAGAATACGTAATAGGTACAGGAAGACTACACAGTGTTCGCGATTTAGTTTCTGCAGCTTTTGAGTGTGTGGGACTCGAATGGACACAGTATGTAGTAATAAATACTAACTTACTGCGTCCAGACGAACATTTTCAACTAGTAGCCAACCGCAACAAAGCCAAAAGCAATCTCGGTTGGGAACCCCAAGTTAGCTTTGAGGAACTTTTAGAAAAAATGGTAATCACAGATTTAGAGCGGTTACGAAGTGGGATGATTTCACCCGCCAAATCCTTCCCGCGAGTATAG
- a CDS encoding glycosyltransferase, whose product MTNETLNLGDKFTQKVNHVFVFLEIFVHEGGIQSYVKDILQAYLGLSAGYKAEVFVLRDNSEYTNPLESENLTFYSFKNQSPQVGRVKMAGALLKYLVQHRPQHVFCGHIKLARLIQTLCQPLGIPYTVLTYGKEVWEPLKSRERWALTSAAGIWTVSRYSRDRACGANHLDHNMVKMLPCTIDGDKFTPGPKQPELVEKYGLTDAKVLMTVARLWSGDIYKGVDVTIRALPLISQTCPEVKYLVIGRGDDQPRLAQLAKDLGVSDRVVFAGFVPTEELIAHYRLADAYIMPSQEGFGIVYLEAMACGVPVLSGDDDGSADPLQDGKLGWRVPHRDPNAVAAACIEILAFKDQRCDGQWLREQAIALFGKDAFQQRLQELLLLGAKG is encoded by the coding sequence ATGACAAATGAAACCCTAAATTTAGGTGATAAATTTACTCAAAAAGTTAATCATGTCTTCGTGTTCCTAGAAATTTTTGTCCACGAAGGTGGGATTCAATCTTATGTAAAAGATATTTTGCAAGCATATCTGGGATTGAGTGCAGGATATAAAGCGGAAGTATTTGTTCTGCGAGATAATTCAGAGTACACAAATCCTTTAGAGTCTGAGAACTTAACATTTTATAGCTTTAAAAATCAATCTCCCCAGGTGGGAAGAGTCAAAATGGCTGGGGCGTTGCTCAAGTATCTGGTGCAACATCGCCCCCAACATGTTTTTTGCGGTCACATAAAATTGGCACGATTGATCCAAACCCTTTGTCAGCCATTGGGTATTCCCTATACCGTCCTCACTTATGGTAAAGAAGTTTGGGAACCGCTCAAAAGTAGAGAACGTTGGGCACTTACTTCAGCCGCCGGTATTTGGACAGTTAGTCGCTACAGCCGCGATCGCGCCTGTGGGGCTAATCATTTAGACCACAATATGGTCAAAATGCTACCCTGTACTATTGATGGGGATAAATTTACTCCAGGTCCCAAGCAGCCAGAATTAGTTGAGAAATATGGTTTAACTGATGCCAAAGTATTAATGACTGTAGCGCGGTTATGGTCAGGGGATATTTACAAAGGCGTCGATGTGACGATTCGGGCATTACCCCTAATATCACAAACTTGTCCAGAAGTCAAATATTTGGTAATTGGTCGGGGCGATGACCAACCGCGATTAGCCCAGCTAGCAAAAGATTTAGGTGTAAGCGATCGCGTTGTATTTGCTGGTTTCGTTCCCACCGAAGAATTAATAGCACATTATCGCCTAGCGGATGCCTATATTATGCCTTCCCAAGAAGGCTTTGGCATTGTTTATCTAGAGGCGATGGCCTGTGGAGTACCAGTGCTATCAGGTGACGACGATGGGTCAGCAGACCCCTTACAGGATGGTAAACTGGGCTGGCGAGTACCACATCGCGATCCAAATGCTGTAGCTGCAGCTTGTATAGAGATTCTCGCTTTTAAAGACCAACGCTGTGATGGCCAGTGGCTGCGAGAACAAGCGATCGCACTTTTTGGTAAAGATGCATTCCAACAACGTTTGCAAGAGCTGCTTTTATTAGGGGCTAAAGGCTAG
- the pgmB gene encoding beta-phosphoglucomutase has product MSKNLIYTDWILIETQFEAEKLQSRETIFTTGNGYLGTRGSFEEGYIRTLQATFIHGVYDDVPVVYTELVNCPDWLPLVVIVNGDRFRLDQGEILNYDRQLDLRQGLLTRLVQWRSPRGDIIELQFARFASLADQHVLAQRCQIKPINFDGVIEIQASINGYPENPGFNHWEELDQGKIDQGIWLHRRTRNSRIDIGMAAKMTISGADATLQVNSAPGYPTLTATFLATSQQTVTVEKIVTVFTSREVDTPVTAAQDKIALQPEYITLLKANEQAWDEVWQKSNIEIEGDSTAAFAVRYNLFQLLIAAPRDDGKVSIPARTLSGFGYHGHIFWDTEIFILPFFTYTQPAIARNLLSYRYYTLNGARRKADHYGYKGAMYAWESAVTGDEVTPRWSLPNDFYAEDVRIWCRDREIHITSDIVYAVWYYWQATGDDQWMQDCGAEIILHTAIFWSSRVEFNAKSERYEIRGVIGADEYHEFVHNNAFTNRMVQWHLEKAIFVLDWLASTCNERVSELDHKLYITTKQRSRWQDIIANLWIPEDPATGLIEEFEGFFQLEDINLNDYEPRTKSIQFILGIEGTNKRQVLKQPDVLMLLYLMRQSGDFPYNHKALQANWDYYAPRTDISYGSSLGPAIHAILASDLGKSAEAYEWFMQAVMVDLHDMRNNTKEGIHAASAGGIWQAVILGFGGIKFTENGPVAKPQLPPGWTRLKFQLHWRGQWHQFDLRPGLGTISPPTSPSPNIRGVIFDLDGVLTDTAEFHYLAWQRLADEENIPFNRHANEALRGVSRRASLMLIIGDRPYSEAQIQEMMERKNRYYVEFIQNITSKDLLPGAIALLDELRQAGIKIAIGSASKNAHPVVERLGIANKIDAIADGYSVQQPKPAPDLFLFAAQQLGLPPQQCVVVEDAKAGIEAALAAGMWAIGIGPPERVGAAHIVLPSLESTKWANLQAQLLTPHS; this is encoded by the coding sequence ATGAGTAAAAATCTTATTTATACAGACTGGATATTAATAGAAACGCAGTTTGAAGCTGAAAAATTGCAGTCCAGAGAAACGATTTTCACCACCGGTAACGGTTACTTAGGAACACGGGGGAGCTTCGAGGAAGGCTATATTCGTACATTACAGGCTACTTTTATCCACGGTGTTTACGATGATGTTCCTGTGGTGTACACTGAACTGGTGAATTGCCCTGACTGGTTACCATTGGTAGTGATTGTGAATGGCGATCGCTTCCGTCTTGATCAGGGAGAAATCTTGAACTATGACCGTCAGCTTGACTTGCGTCAGGGTTTACTCACCCGTTTGGTGCAGTGGCGTAGTCCTAGAGGGGATATCATAGAATTGCAATTTGCACGCTTTGCTAGTCTGGCAGATCAGCATGTGTTAGCACAACGCTGTCAAATCAAGCCGATAAATTTCGATGGTGTAATTGAAATTCAGGCTAGCATCAACGGTTATCCCGAAAATCCGGGTTTCAATCACTGGGAAGAACTAGACCAAGGTAAAATTGACCAAGGAATTTGGTTACATCGTCGCACCCGCAACTCTCGAATTGATATCGGTATGGCTGCTAAAATGACAATTTCGGGAGCTGACGCTACATTACAAGTCAACAGCGCACCAGGTTATCCTACCTTAACTGCGACCTTCTTGGCTACCTCTCAACAAACAGTGACAGTGGAAAAGATAGTCACAGTTTTTACCTCAAGAGAAGTAGATACACCAGTGACAGCAGCCCAAGATAAAATCGCCCTCCAACCTGAATACATAACTCTATTAAAAGCCAACGAACAAGCATGGGATGAAGTTTGGCAAAAAAGCAACATCGAAATTGAGGGCGATAGCACAGCTGCATTTGCTGTTCGCTACAATCTTTTTCAGCTGCTGATTGCTGCGCCAAGGGATGATGGAAAGGTGAGTATTCCCGCGAGAACCCTATCAGGATTTGGCTATCACGGACATATATTTTGGGATACAGAAATTTTTATTCTGCCATTTTTTACTTACACCCAACCAGCGATTGCCCGCAATTTGCTGAGTTATCGCTATTATACCTTAAATGGAGCGCGACGCAAAGCAGATCATTATGGTTATAAAGGGGCGATGTATGCTTGGGAAAGTGCGGTGACTGGTGATGAGGTAACGCCCCGGTGGTCACTTCCTAATGATTTTTACGCTGAAGACGTGCGGATTTGGTGCCGCGATCGCGAAATTCATATTACTAGCGATATTGTCTACGCCGTTTGGTACTATTGGCAAGCCACTGGTGATGATCAGTGGATGCAAGACTGTGGCGCAGAAATAATCTTACATACTGCTATATTCTGGAGTAGCCGGGTCGAGTTCAACGCCAAATCCGAACGCTATGAGATTCGGGGAGTCATTGGCGCGGATGAATATCACGAATTTGTCCACAACAACGCTTTTACCAACCGGATGGTGCAATGGCATCTAGAAAAAGCTATCTTTGTCCTAGATTGGCTTGCTTCCACCTGCAACGAACGAGTTAGTGAACTAGATCATAAATTATATATTACCACAAAACAGCGATCGCGTTGGCAAGATATTATCGCCAATCTTTGGATACCTGAAGATCCAGCAACAGGACTGATCGAGGAGTTCGAGGGATTTTTCCAATTAGAAGATATCAACTTAAATGACTACGAGCCACGCACCAAATCGATCCAATTCATCCTCGGTATCGAAGGTACTAACAAACGCCAGGTACTTAAGCAGCCAGATGTGTTAATGCTGCTCTATTTGATGCGCCAATCAGGAGATTTTCCCTATAACCACAAAGCCTTACAGGCAAACTGGGACTACTACGCACCCCGCACAGATATTAGCTATGGTTCTTCCCTCGGTCCAGCAATTCACGCCATCTTAGCCTCGGATTTAGGTAAATCTGCTGAGGCTTACGAATGGTTTATGCAAGCGGTAATGGTAGATCTTCACGATATGCGAAATAACACAAAAGAAGGCATTCACGCGGCTAGTGCTGGTGGTATTTGGCAGGCTGTCATTTTGGGATTTGGTGGGATAAAATTTACTGAAAATGGCCCCGTAGCCAAACCCCAACTACCTCCTGGCTGGACACGTCTCAAATTCCAGCTGCACTGGCGTGGTCAATGGCACCAGTTCGATTTGCGTCCGGGACTGGGGACAATCTCTCCGCCCACATCCCCATCCCCCAACATCCGAGGGGTGATATTCGATCTCGATGGCGTCCTCACAGATACTGCAGAATTTCACTATTTAGCTTGGCAGAGGCTAGCAGATGAGGAGAATATACCTTTTAATCGCCACGCTAACGAAGCGCTCCGGGGCGTGTCCCGTCGTGCTTCGCTCATGCTAATCATTGGGGATAGACCGTATTCCGAAGCACAGATTCAAGAGATGATGGAGCGCAAGAACCGTTACTATGTAGAATTTATTCAAAATATTACATCTAAAGATTTGTTACCAGGCGCGATCGCCCTGTTGGATGAACTGCGTCAAGCTGGTATCAAAATAGCCATTGGTTCAGCCAGCAAAAATGCCCACCCAGTTGTAGAGCGATTGGGTATTGCCAATAAAATAGATGCGATCGCCGATGGTTATAGTGTCCAGCAACCCAAACCAGCACCCGACTTGTTTCTATTCGCCGCCCAACAGCTAGGACTCCCACCACAGCAATGTGTGGTTGTAGAAGATGCAAAAGCAGGTATTGAAGCAGCCCTAGCCGCCGGTATGTGGGCTATAGGAATAGGTCCACCTGAGCGAGTGGGTGCTGCTCATATTGTCTTGCCAAGTTTAGAAAGCACAAAGTGGGCAAATTTACAAGCTCAACTCCTCACTCCTCACTCCTAA
- a CDS encoding sucrose synthase: MHELVQTVINGEEKTALHQLILALSHTGKRYFLRNEILQAFAEYCHQSQQPVYFYHSSTVGKLIHYTHEIILAEESTWFVVRPRIASQQVWRLTADFSRFDLMTPQELLDVGDRLVNHYQPHILEIDLRPFYEASPTISDPRNIGQGLAFLNRYLCDQVVIHPQYWLENLFQVLSQLQYDGIRLLINDRIQSGIQLTQQIHQAIKFLSLQPPDQLWEKFRNQFQELGFEPGWGNTASRICETLQLLDRLIDTPQPAILEAFVARVPAVFRVVLISIHGWVAQEDVLGRDETMGQVIYVLEQAHCLENKLREEIKLAGLDVLGIQPQVIILTRLIPNCEGTFCNLRREKVEGTENAWILRVPFAEFNPEVTNNWISKFDIWPYLETFALDAEKELLAEFKGTPNLIIGNYTDGNLVGFLLSRRLKVTLCNIAHSLEKPKYLFSNLYWQNFEKNYHFSAQFTADLINMNAADFIITSSYQEILGTPDTMGQYESYKCFTMPEMYHVVDGIDLFNPKFNMVPPGVNEDIFFPYSQKEDRNPSFSQQIHDLIFYREAPQILGHLDNPNKRPIFTIAPITSVKNLTGLVECFGKSPALQERCNLIILTTKLHLSEAANPEEAEEIQKIYDIIHQYNLHTSIRWLGMRLPLPEIGEAYRVIADYGGIFVHFALFEAFGRNILEAMISGLPTFATQFGGSLEIINNQENGFHLNPTDLEGTANKILLFLKKCDTNPEYWHETSEWMSQRIHNHYNWHSHTIQLLSLAKIYSFWNFVAPENTEARTRYMETLFYLVYKPRAEKILAQHMRK, encoded by the coding sequence ATGCATGAACTAGTTCAAACTGTCATCAACGGTGAAGAAAAAACTGCTTTACATCAGTTAATTTTGGCATTAAGTCATACGGGTAAGCGTTACTTCCTGAGAAATGAGATTTTGCAAGCCTTTGCAGAATACTGTCATCAATCTCAACAGCCCGTCTACTTTTATCACTCTTCCACTGTTGGTAAACTCATTCATTACACCCATGAAATCATTTTGGCAGAAGAAAGTACCTGGTTTGTTGTTCGTCCCAGGATTGCTAGTCAACAAGTTTGGCGGTTGACAGCAGACTTCAGTAGATTTGATTTGATGACTCCTCAAGAATTGTTAGATGTGGGCGATCGCCTAGTAAACCACTACCAACCCCACATTTTAGAAATAGACCTCCGCCCTTTTTACGAAGCTTCCCCCACCATCAGCGACCCCAGAAATATTGGTCAAGGTCTAGCCTTCCTCAACCGTTACCTTTGCGATCAAGTAGTAATCCACCCCCAATATTGGTTAGAGAATTTGTTTCAAGTATTATCTCAACTCCAATATGATGGGATTCGTCTGCTAATCAACGATCGCATTCAATCAGGTATTCAACTAACCCAACAAATCCATCAAGCCATCAAGTTTCTATCTTTGCAACCCCCAGACCAACTTTGGGAAAAATTTCGCAATCAATTCCAAGAACTAGGCTTTGAACCAGGTTGGGGTAACACAGCTTCGCGGATCTGCGAAACCTTACAACTCCTCGACCGACTGATTGACACCCCACAACCAGCCATTCTGGAAGCATTTGTCGCCCGTGTTCCCGCTGTTTTTCGTGTCGTTCTCATTTCGATACATGGTTGGGTAGCGCAAGAAGATGTACTGGGACGAGATGAAACAATGGGTCAAGTAATCTATGTCTTAGAACAAGCCCATTGCTTAGAAAACAAACTGCGTGAAGAAATCAAACTCGCTGGTCTTGATGTTCTGGGTATTCAACCCCAGGTAATTATTCTCACTCGTCTTATTCCTAATTGTGAAGGGACATTTTGTAACCTGCGCCGAGAAAAAGTTGAGGGAACAGAAAACGCCTGGATCTTGCGCGTTCCTTTTGCTGAATTCAACCCAGAAGTTACTAATAATTGGATTTCCAAATTTGATATTTGGCCTTATTTAGAAACATTTGCCTTGGACGCAGAAAAAGAATTACTAGCTGAATTTAAAGGCACACCTAATCTAATTATTGGTAACTACACCGATGGTAATTTAGTCGGTTTTCTCCTCTCCCGCAGGCTGAAAGTTACCCTGTGCAATATTGCCCATTCTCTAGAAAAGCCGAAATACTTATTCAGTAACCTCTACTGGCAAAATTTCGAGAAAAATTACCATTTTTCAGCACAATTTACCGCCGATTTAATTAACATGAATGCTGCGGATTTTATCATTACTTCGTCCTACCAAGAAATTCTTGGTACACCCGACACTATGGGACAATATGAGTCGTACAAATGTTTTACAATGCCGGAAATGTATCATGTGGTAGATGGAATTGATCTGTTTAATCCCAAATTCAACATGGTGCCACCAGGAGTAAATGAAGATATCTTCTTTCCCTACAGCCAAAAAGAAGACAGAAACCCCTCCTTTTCTCAGCAAATTCATGACCTAATTTTTTATCGTGAAGCTCCTCAAATTCTAGGTCATTTAGATAACCCAAACAAACGACCAATATTTACCATAGCGCCGATTACCTCGGTGAAAAATCTCACAGGCTTAGTTGAATGCTTTGGTAAAAGTCCAGCATTACAAGAGCGTTGTAATTTAATTATCCTAACCACTAAACTGCATTTATCTGAAGCCGCAAACCCAGAAGAAGCAGAAGAAATCCAAAAAATTTACGACATCATTCATCAATATAATCTCCACACAAGTATCCGCTGGTTGGGGATGCGTCTTCCCCTCCCTGAAATCGGCGAAGCCTACCGAGTAATTGCAGATTATGGCGGAATATTTGTCCATTTTGCCCTCTTTGAAGCCTTCGGTAGGAATATTTTAGAAGCCATGATTTCTGGATTACCAACTTTTGCTACTCAATTTGGCGGTTCTTTAGAAATTATTAATAATCAAGAAAATGGATTCCATCTTAACCCTACAGATTTAGAAGGAACAGCCAATAAAATTCTGCTATTTCTGAAAAAATGCGATACTAATCCTGAATATTGGCATGAAACATCTGAGTGGATGAGTCAGCGAATTCATAATCATTATAACTGGCATTCACACACCATTCAGCTTCTATCACTCGCTAAAATCTATAGCTTCTGGAACTTTGTAGCACCAGAAAATACCGAAGCTAGAACTCGCTATATGGAAACATTATTTTATCTAGTTTATAAACCCAGAGCCGAAAAGATTTTGGCACAGCATATGCGTAAGTAG
- a CDS encoding sulfur transferase domain-containing protein, producing MDMVRKINGDLAIAGQITADQFTQIADDGYRSVLNLRSPDETGFLAHEQEKIECLGLHYVHFPIKAEEINHQIAIQVFQTITELPKPVIIHCDNAIRSAAIMLLYIANKQGIEFEKAFQRTINLGLLEERFGS from the coding sequence ATGGATATGGTTAGAAAGATTAATGGCGATTTAGCGATCGCTGGGCAAATTACAGCAGATCAGTTCACACAAATCGCTGACGATGGTTATAGGTCTGTGCTGAACTTGCGATCGCCAGACGAAACAGGCTTCCTCGCTCATGAACAGGAGAAAATTGAGTGTTTAGGATTGCACTACGTCCATTTCCCCATCAAGGCTGAAGAAATTAATCATCAAATTGCAATTCAGGTATTTCAAACAATTACAGAACTACCCAAACCAGTTATCATCCATTGTGATAATGCAATACGTTCCGCAGCAATAATGTTATTGTATATCGCTAATAAACAGGGCATAGAATTTGAAAAAGCCTTTCAAAGAACCATCAATTTAGGATTGTTAGAAGAGCGCTTTGGTTCATAG